From a region of the Castanea sativa cultivar Marrone di Chiusa Pesio chromosome 10, ASM4071231v1 genome:
- the LOC142613632 gene encoding FCS-Like Zinc finger 8-like → MLRNRSRAVTSKQSLMSDHSSQSSPSQKRTRPIPSFFGSPRFKALIAKGLSETEATMSPTSILDTPPFSPFGSPFSYERNQPKSPKVVSEKKHSWDKMDSKGIGLALIDTLNDGSIEENCSKPSNGKVLFGTKLRVLIPPLPSSTVSPTVESPKSPADLGIKTRNSQISAFGSASSGIQTKESPRVVTAGSLSVTEMELSEDYTCVISHGPNPKTTHIFDNCIVEAYCSLPDEPNSMLENFLSFCYTCKKNLEQTKDIYIYRGEKAFCSRKCRYQEMLLDGVENSEFDDAHKEFS, encoded by the exons ATGCTGAGAAATAGATCAAGAGCAGTGACCAGCAAGCAATCTTTAATGTCTGATCACAGCTCTCAATCATCACCATCCCAGAAACGCACAAGACCTATTCCATCTTTCTTTGGTTCACCAAGATTCAAAGCTCTAATAGCAAAGGGTCTCTCAGAAACTGAAGCTACGATGAGTCCAACCTCAATTCTTGATACACCACCATTCTCTCCTTTTGGAAGTCCTTTCTCTTATGAGAGAAACCAGCCTAAATCCCCAAAAGTTGTCTcagaaaaaaaacactcatgGGACAAAATGGACTCCAAAGGCATTGGCCTCGCTCTTATAGATACTCTAAATGATGGAAGTATAGAAGAGAATTGTTCTAAACCAAGCAATGGAAAGGTTCTCTTTGGTACAAAGCTTAGAGTTCTAATCCCTCCCCTGCCATCCTCTACAGTTTCTCCAACTGTTGAGTCTCCAAAATCTCCAGCTGATCTTGGAATCAAGACCAGAAATTCACAAATATCAGCATTTGGTTCTGCCAGTTCTGGCATTCAAACAAAGGAGTCTCCAAGAGTGGTCACAGCTGGTAGTCTCTCTGTGACCGAGATGGAGCTTTCTGAGGATTACACATGTGTGATATCTCATGGGCCAAATCCAAAAACCACTCATATATTTGACAACTGCATTGTGGAGGCCTACTGTTCCTTACCAGATGAACCAAACTCTATGTTGGAGAATTTCCTCAGCTTCTGTTACACTTGCAAGAAGAATCTTGAACAGACTAAAGACATTTACATTTACAG GGGTGAGAAAGCCTTTTGCAGCCGCAAGTGCCGGTATCAAGAAATGCTGTTAGATGGAGTGGAGAATTCTGAATTTGATGATGCCCATAAAGAATTTTCTTGA
- the LOC142612904 gene encoding uncharacterized protein LOC142612904: protein METLVVVAQHRNHHHHHQYYSRSSNGKAHGSGRFGFRFGSSVPSRGINCRSYQSGAGILPTPFKAFYTPVTKHTCSPSSPPSQSHSSSDCNTTHPSAKSAPIDIVRKGCEKEGAFIGDESTTGCSCECECGSEGLSFCELWAGPTYSNSPPPSSLPIPKFSLMPKRTVSLDLPSGSDLVADNNHHPIAKSAPPSPTREHSNCTRDMFATKTLRRILNLDVDDDE, encoded by the coding sequence ATGGAGACACTCGTCGTTGTGGCTCAGCATagaaaccaccaccaccaccaccaatactATAGTAGGAGTAGTAATGGTAAGGCCCATGGGTCGGGTCGGTTCGGTTTCCGATTCGGATCATCCGTGCCTTCTAGGGGGATCAATTGCCGGAGTTACCAATCTGGGGCAGGTATACTCCCAACCCCATTCAAGGCTTTCTATACTCCTGTAACCAAACATACCTGTTCACCATCCTCACCACCTTCACAGTCACACTCTTCATCTGATTGCAACACCACACACCCTAGTGCCAAAAGCGCTCCTATTGATATTGTGAGGAAAGGTTGTGAGAAAGAGGGTGCTTTTATTGGTGATGAGAGTACCACTGGGTGTAgttgtgagtgtgagtgtggGAGTGAGGGTCTCTCATTTTGTGAGCTCTGGGCTGGACCCACTTACTCAAACTCGCCACCACCGAGTTCTCTGCCCATACCCAAGTTTTCGCTCATGCCGAAACGGACTGTGTCGCTTGATTTGCCGTCTGGGTCGGACTTGGTGGCAGATAACAACCACCACCCAATTGCTAAGTCTGCACCCCCATCACCTACTAGGGAGCATAGCAATTGCACAAGGGATATGTTTGCCACCAAGACTCTGCGTCGCATTCTCAAtcttgatgttgatgatgatgagtgA